The genomic region tgcacaaacatttggttaagtttgattaaaagtcaactttggtcggtcaaagtcaacgaaaaagtcaacacgttcggatcgggtcccgaactatttttctgaggtttttattcatatataagcatgttagaacaagttacatgtgaatcggaggtccatatcgtgccaaacatttttcatattttgaccatgttggtcagaacctgaacacgccttaggtcgcgccgcgacccaagactgccgcgccgcggcatttaacgtgtgctggtacctggtcagtctcaaatgtccaagtctcaaatcaaaactctttcaagcataaatcacaaaccgctaacacttagaacttgtatcttatatcgttagaaaggtaatttgacaaagaacacaactaaacacatttgaccaaccgaaaacattatttgcaataaccgacttttcaaatcaaatgatcaatcaatgcacacatttaatgcttcaaattttacaagtgcacatttatgatttgggcatttaatgcatacacaacacacgccgttttgtagatattcaagcatacaatacaactaactacttactaacaataattcatggcattccaTGCATCaactattcatttcaagcttatcaaaccctaacccaaaatcaccaaaatcactaatcaagtttatggagttttctaaagcaacctacacatcaaattgaagctagtgatgttaggaactcatttaatacatgcatttataacatttaacatcattcaaacaaccaaatcaccaaatcaaacacaccaaagtttatgttcatgctagttacttcaaataacaaaatcgaacatataaatcatatattcatgttagacttgagccatagacactaattaacaactttataagttaaaaacatcaagaacacaaaatctagtgattttagaaagttacccaaatgtaatgaaatcggtatggaatcgaagaggaagttgcaaggattccaaatatgtaatttgttttgattgatgcttgcttgaacggatttagatgatgaatcttcaaattagagaattgaaagaaaatagggaagtagtaaaagaaaaggaaaatggaaatgaaaaaagatgggaggtggggttgactagtcaaatgctagtcacctctttggcgaaactagtccctcgagttcggttgcgggtgcgtgatttacctaaacgagatatttttaaaacgcgtattaacgagggatgttataatcatataacggactttaaataattaaacggaaaagtaaacggaaaaaggtgggatgttacacgaATTGAGACCTCCATTCCTAAATTCGTCAAAGAATCCAATACCCTCTAACAGTCTACCCGCACCCACACCAATGCGCGTTCCTTCTACACTCACAAAAGTATGCCTTTTGCCCTCCCGACATCCTCTTCGTCGCTAGAATCACGCAAACAAAAACCTCCACCCTTTAAGCTCTTATCCTTAGCTTTACCTTTCATCTTCAACTTACTCTTCAAATCAAGGTTTTTCACCCCATTAACCCGAAACTTGCTAGGGTGCACATGCCAACTCCTACAATGACCTTTGCAAAATTTATCCGCACAAATACAAAATTTACGACCTTCACTATTCCCCGTAGAAACTTTAGCCAAGTTATCTAGAAGTTCAACATTCCCTCGTCACTCGCCACCGGTTTCAAAACATCCGCACGTCTTCTTTTCTTTCATAAAGGACCCGCACTTAACTCACCCGCACTTACTCTTCGAATCAAGCTTTGTATTATGTAGCATACTTACAATTTACAATTAATGTACAAGAAGTACCCATGTGAGCCATTCAAAAGTCACATGCAGACAAACCAAAACTAAGATAGCAGCAACAATAAGATGATGTTGACTAACCCAAAATATTCTAAGAGAACTATAACCATCAGATATAGTAGGGTTCTATGGGAATACGTGGGAGGATTTATAGATTTAACGAGAGGGTATTTGAGTAATTAAAATTCAAAAAGCTAGTCTAATGGCATGAAACGCTTCTCCCATCAGCGTTTAGGTTTAGAGCTTTTTCTCTCCCCTAAGACCACCATTAAAGCAGCGTTAGAGGGGTCCCGTCAGGCTCGCTGACGTCCTCTAACGCATGTAACGCGGCGTCACATCAAACGCCTCAGGGGCGTCAGTCGGCAGAGAAACGAGAAAAACGTCAAACGTCATGTGTCGTGTTCTGATTGCCTGTTTTTCGTCAACGGCTATATgaccgttttatttttttttattccaaaaatctatttatttatattatttatactcCTTTCATCCATATCTTTATCTTCACATTCATACTCATCTTTCTTGATCTTCATCTCGTTCATCGAAAGCGGAGGAGGTTTTGGAAGCTATttcaaaacataaaaaggaaagaaCATCGGGTGTGCGACATGCGAAAAAAGAAGAAACACTCCGAACCGCTTTTCAAGGAGCTAGCATTTTAACCATCAACCCCTCGGGAATCGACGACCAAGCCCGCAAAGATATGATCGAAGGGCTTCAAAAAGTGTTCCTCGACAAATACAAGTACTTGCTCGATCCACCACCACCGCAACAAAACGAAGAATCGTCCGATGACGAGTAGTTTTTTTTTTCCTGCAATTTTTTCTGTTAACTGTTTTTGTTTTTTTTGCAGCTTTTTTTATTCCGaatgtacttttttttttttgtgaatattaaatttatgtttattaaataatgtattaaatttaaataataaaatgttaaaATATAAAAGACGTGGACCCTACTGAATTTTGACACAAAACCTTGACATTTTGGGTTATTGAGTGTCAAATTCTGACCCTGACTAGTCACAGTCAAATTGCACTTTTTGACCAAAAAGTGTACTCCATGCCTGTGACTTCACATGCATGGTTAATGTGGTGATCTAACAGCTAGAAgctattttttttaaattcaaacGAGGCTTTTTATTAATCAGGAACATTTTATAAATGCTAAAAGCTTCAAAAAGCTCCTAAAAACTCTCTGCCAAACATGGCCATAGATTGATGACAACTTATTATCGTTACTACTACTCATTTTAGATGGTTAATATTTGATACAACTCAAAGTTATGGTTacaatttaaaacttttataaataaaggGGCGACTACTGCAAGTATTCTAAATCCTTGTTACCAACATTTTTAATATAAACCGACACTCCCCCTTTTGGtatattcaaattcaaattcaaaattcAAAAAAGTACCTAAAGCAAAAAAACTAGGGTTTCGTAATCATAATCAAATAAATTAACAATTCAGAATGGCTTCATCAGCAGACATGAAAGGGTTTTACAAGCAAAGGAAGAAGAATGCAGGAATCAGTAAACCTTCAGCAACCAAATCGAAAACTTCTGCAAGTTTCGGATCGAATACTGCGCAACCTCCTGCTCTGATCGCCCATGGTTCTCCTGATCTCCAAGGTGAATAGCTTAAACTCAGTAAATCTCAAATTTTAATTGGATATAAGTTTTCGAATGTATAGTTAGGGTTTCATAGCATCTGCTAGTGATTTAAAATTAGGGCAAATATTATGACTATACGTTAAATACTCTTAAGATAACATTTGATACACCTATTGGTTTCAATTGATAGATGCAATTATTTACAGATAATTAGGATTTAGAGAAATTAAATGTTGAAAATATTCAGTTTGATTTGCAGTAGAAGTTATCTTTTAAATTTGTTGTGATGAATTGTACAGGGTAGTGCAGTTTCAGTTTTGCTGTAGAAGTATTTAGAGATTAAAATGTATCTGTAGTGTATATTTCTTTGTTTTCGATTTGAATTTTCTGAAACATTGGTTTTGTTTACTTGTATTGACAGAGAATCATGATGCAAATGAACAAGTTCTGAGGCAATTCGACATGAACATGATGTACGGGCCGTGTGTTGGGATGAAGCGAATGGATCGTTGGAATAGGGCTGTGAAACTCGGGCTGAACCCTCCTAAAGACATTTACCGTCTCTTGACCACTGTTTCCAATGTCTCTGCTGACTCATTGTGGGATGCTCGTGTTTGAAGTACAAAATGACAAGTATGTCTACGCTAGCTTTGTTGCGTTTGTTGCCCTGTGCAGTGTCTAGCTGACGAGGGCCTTTTTCTTGTTATGTTCTCTTTGACATGGTTAAAATTATGTTCGCAGTTAAGCATTAATGGTTTGGTTATTCTATTGGCATCTTATCTTTGGATTAATAGAATCAGTTTTATGTTCTAATATGGTTTCTGGAAACAGCATATGTTACTGCATTACTGTATGTTTCTTTTCTAATGCAACCAGTTACTTTTTGCACTTACTGTACGATAAACGCTTCTATCATTTATTCTTCTAGCTTAAATTTTTAAAGATCGTATACTTATACTAAAAGATTGAATGAAAGATGTATACTGAAATGAGTTAATTACACGAAAGATCAAATTAAAAATTAATCTGAAACACATAGGCGATAAATAGGTACATATAACTTCTTTAGGTTGAATGACTCTAACCGGTCCCAGTAACAACGATTGCGATATCAACCAGTTCTTAGACATCGTATATCATTTGTGCATCTTTTGTTCTAAGCGTAC from Rutidosis leptorrhynchoides isolate AG116_Rl617_1_P2 chromosome 9, CSIRO_AGI_Rlap_v1, whole genome shotgun sequence harbors:
- the LOC139865648 gene encoding uncharacterized protein codes for the protein MASSADMKGFYKQRKKNAGISKPSATKSKTSASFGSNTAQPPALIAHGSPDLQENHDANEQVLRQFDMNMMYGPCVGMKRMDRWNRAVKLGLNPPKDIYRLLTTVSNVSADSLWDARV